One Mycobacterium paraseoulense genomic window, GCCGGCCACGTCGGCCACCCGGGCCGCTACGAGTACACGGTGATCGGTGACCCGGTCAACGAGGCGGCGCGGCTCACCGAAGTCGCCAAGCTGTCGGTGGGCGTCGCCGCGTCGGCCACGGCACTGGTGATGGCCGGTCAGGAGGAGTCGAGGCGGTGGCGGGTCGTCGACTCCAAAGTGCTACGCGGCCGAGCCAATTGGACCGACATCGCCGTCCCGGTCGATTGAAGCTCCATGCGTGTCAGACCTTGTGCGACTTCTGCTCTTCCATCTTGTTCAGGAAGGCCTCCAAGCCGATGCCGCCGTGGCCGGCCATGACCTCGTCGTAGTCGTACTGTGGCGGGTTGCCGCCGTTGGGGCGCCACCCGGCATCCGCGGTGCAGGATTTGAAGCCGTCCTCGGGGAACGCATACCAGCGCCGCGTGTTGAGTTCGACGATCTTGGCGGCCTCCTCGTCGGGCACGTCGGCGAGCATCTCCTCGGCGCGCGCGCGGCTCTTGGGCCAGAAGGAGTCCGAGTGCGGATAGTCGCATTCCCAGGTGATGTTGTCGATCCCAATCTGGTGGCGCATCGACATGCCGACTTCGTCCTCGATGAAGCATCCGGAGATGTTGCGCCGGAACAATTCCGACGGCGCCACCGTGGGATGGATGTTCTGGTAGAACTTGTGCTTGCGCCAGACGTAGTCCGCGCGCTCGACGAGGTACGGCATCCAGCCGACGCCGCCTTCGGAGAACGCGACTTTGAGGTTCGGGTGCTTGTGAAACACCGGCGAGAAGATGAGCTCGGTCGCCGCGGCCATGGACGTTGTGCCCATCAAGGTGATCATCACCGCGAAGGGCGCCTCCGGTGCGGTCTGGGGCGGGAATCCGCCGCTGCCGAAATGCATCACCGCGGTCAGGTTCGTCTCTTCGAGCGCCGACCACACCGGCTCCCAGTATGCGGTGTGGTAGCTGGGCAGCTTCAAGTTGGTCGGGTTATCCGGCAGCCCGATCGCGCGCGCGCCCTTGGCCGCCACCCGCTCGATCTCGGCAACGATCAGGGCCGCGTCCCACAGCGGCGTGATCGCCATCGGGATGAAGCGGGCGGGGTCGGTGGCGCACCATTCGTCGAGTGAGAAGTCGTTCCACGCCTGGACGGACAACTGCGCGAGTTCCTTGTCCTCGCCCTCCAGGAAAACGGTGCCACAGAAGCGCGGGAAGGACGGAAAGCACAGCATGGCGTGCACGCCGTCGATGTCCATGTCCGCCAGTCGGGCTTTCGGGTCGTAGCACCCGGGGATCATGTCGGCGTAGCGGATTGGGTCGACACCGAACTCCTCCGGCGACTTTCCGGCGACGGCATTCAGCCCGATGTTCGGATAGGCCCTGCCCTCGTAGACCCACTGCTGCACCGGCGGAGCCCCGTCGCGCGGGAAATCGACGATGCGGGGACCGGCGTCGAGGAATTTCTTCGGCAGTCGGTCCGCCCAGACCTGCGGTGGCTCGATCAGGTGATCATCGACGGACAGGAGCTTCATCGAAGGTTGCAGCGGCATTGTGGGAGTCGTCTCTCGAAGTCGTGCGATACGGTACAAGTGAACAGATTCTGACTATTTGACTATAGCGCCGATGGTGGCCAGAGCCCAAACGAACAGCGCGCATCAAGGAGGACCATGACAACACCCGATAGCCCACAGTCGCGCATCCCGCACGACGATTGGGCCGACCAGGACCTGCTCACCAAAGGTGAGGCGGCCGAACGGCTCGCCGCCGAGATCGCCGAGGTCGCTGCCAAACTCGGCGCGTCGGATGATCAGGACGAGACCCTGACGCGACGACTCAACGGGCTCCAGGAGGCCTACAAGCACCTGACCCGGGACCCACAGGGCTGACCCGGCCCACTCAGGCCCGCGGCAAGCCCAGCACCCGCTGGGCGACGATGTTGCGCTGGACCTGGGCCGTTCCACCGTAGATGCTCGCGGCGCGCGACCACACGTAGATATCCCATTCCAGGCCTTCGGTGAGCAGCGGGCCGCTGGCCGAAAGGTCCATCATGGCGTGGGCGAAGAACTGGTCGGCACGTGTCATGAGCAACTTGTCCACCGAACCCTCGGGCCCGGGAAGCCGGCCGTTCTGGCGCTCCGTGAGCGATCTCATGACCTTGATCTGCAGTGCTCGCAGCTCCGCGTAGGCCTGCCCGAGCCGGGCCCGCGCCGACGGCGAGTCTTCAAGCCAGCCGACGCGAACGTCGTCCTCGAGGCGACGTAGCTGCGTCTTGAGCCGGCCGATCCAGTTGATGTCGCTGGGACCGCGCTCGTAGGCCAGCAGCTGGTTGGCAATGGACCAGCCCTCCCCGCGCCCGCCGAGCAGGTTGCCCGCGGGTACATCGACGTTGTCGAACGTGATCTCGGTGAACTCGCGGTTGCGCGCGGCGTTCACGATGGGCCGCACTTCGATGCCGGGCGTCGACATCGGCACCAGCAACACAGAAATGCCGGCGTGCTTCGGTGCGTCCGGCTCGGTGCGGCACAGCAGGAAGCACCAGTCGGCGACCGCACCGAAGCTCGTCCAGATCTTGCGGCCGTTGACGCGAAACATCTCACGCCCGCCGGCGTCGAGGAAATCGGCCCGGGTCTTGAGGCCGGCGAGGTCGGATCCGGCCTCGGGTTCGGAGAACCCTTGACACCAGCGCACCCGGCCGGACAACAGCCCGGGCAGCAGCGTGTCGCGCTGCTCGTCGGTTCCGAACAGGCGTAACGCGTTGCTGAGGTGACCGACGCCCTCGATGGGCGCGGCGCCGGCCCGCCCGAGCTCGTCGTTGAGGATCGCCTCGTAGACCGGCGCCTTGCCATGCCCCCCATACTCGACGGGAAAGGACAACCCGATGTAGCCGGCTTCGTAAAGCGTTTGGTGCCAGGCGTTTTGCGCGTCAGCCCGCGCCGCCGGGTCGTCGGGAATCGCGGCGTCGGCAGCGTGGTCGGACAGCCACTGCCTCAGCTCGGCGCGGAACTGCGCTTCGGGTGCGCTGTCGTTGAAGTCCATGGCTAAGCGAGTTCCCGGTTCGCCAGCCGCAGCGCGGCGACGGCCTCGTACTGCACCGTCTCGTCGCCGAACAACCGCCGGTCCAACAGAGTCCGGCGCAGCCGCAGGTGCGAAACGTGCTCCCAGGTGATCGCGATGCCACCAAAGACCTGAACCGTGGTCTCCACCACCTCCCGGCCCGCGGCCGAGGCGTATGCCTTGGCCGTCATCGCCGCCAGCCGCGCCTCGTCGGCCGGCGAGTGGTCGATCGCCCACGCGGCGTGCCAGAGGCAACTCCGGGCGCCTTCCACCTGCACCAGGGCATCGGCGAGCAGATGACCCACGGCCTGAAACGAGCCGATCTTGACCCCGAATTGAGCCCGCTCGCCCGCATAGCGGACCGCGTCGTCCAGGGCACCCTGCATGATGCCGACCAGGTCGGCGGCGACGGCGGTCATCGCCAAGGACTCCACCCGCTGCCACCGTTCGTCATCGATGGCCTCGCCGGTGACCACCGCCGAAGCGACCGAATCTGCTGGCAAAAAACGGAATTCACGGGTCAGGTCCAGTCCGCGCGGGTCGGCGCCGCCCAGTGGTGCGCACACAAGCCGACGTTGTCCGTCGGTGCGGGCGGTCAGTAGTCCGTGGGTGGCGCCCGCGGCGTCGAATGCCACCCCAGGTCGGTGAGCCGAGCCGAAACCCATCAGGTCCGGGCTCAGCACGGGCGCCAGCCGGAGGCTCCCTTCCGCGACGAGCTCCAGTTCCTTCTCGGCTCCGGCCGCCTCCAGGAGCTCGGTGGCCAGCACCGCCTGGCCCACCACCGGAACGGCGCTGAGGGTCTTGGCGAGTTCTTCGATCACGATGACGGCTTCCACGCCGCTCGCGTCGAGTCCGCACAGGCGCGGCGAACGCAACGTCGGCACACCGAGATCCACCAGGCGGCGCCACTGGGCGTCGAGCGCCTCGCCGGTCGCGATCTCGTCCGCACTGGTGACACCCACGCTCTCCCCCAGCTGCGCGGCGGTGTCGCGGAGCAGTTGCTGCTCGTCGGTGAAGGCGATCTCCATGGTCAGCGCAGGGTCATCTCCACGCTGGTGTATCCGCGCACGGTCGCGGTGAGCACGCGTTCCCGCGCCCCGATGGCGTAGTCGGGAAACCTGTCGGCGATGTACTCGAACACCAGCTGCGCCTCGCGGCGAGCCAACCATTGCCCGAGACAGATGTGGATTCCCCACCCGAAATACACGTCGGTGCCGCGCGGC contains:
- a CDS encoding acyl-CoA dehydrogenase family protein; this translates as MEIAFTDEQQLLRDTAAQLGESVGVTSADEIATGEALDAQWRRLVDLGVPTLRSPRLCGLDASGVEAVIVIEELAKTLSAVPVVGQAVLATELLEAAGAEKELELVAEGSLRLAPVLSPDLMGFGSAHRPGVAFDAAGATHGLLTARTDGQRRLVCAPLGGADPRGLDLTREFRFLPADSVASAVVTGEAIDDERWQRVESLAMTAVAADLVGIMQGALDDAVRYAGERAQFGVKIGSFQAVGHLLADALVQVEGARSCLWHAAWAIDHSPADEARLAAMTAKAYASAAGREVVETTVQVFGGIAITWEHVSHLRLRRTLLDRRLFGDETVQYEAVAALRLANRELA
- a CDS encoding acyl-CoA dehydrogenase family protein, with amino-acid sequence MDFNDSAPEAQFRAELRQWLSDHAADAAIPDDPAARADAQNAWHQTLYEAGYIGLSFPVEYGGHGKAPVYEAILNDELGRAGAAPIEGVGHLSNALRLFGTDEQRDTLLPGLLSGRVRWCQGFSEPEAGSDLAGLKTRADFLDAGGREMFRVNGRKIWTSFGAVADWCFLLCRTEPDAPKHAGISVLLVPMSTPGIEVRPIVNAARNREFTEITFDNVDVPAGNLLGGRGEGWSIANQLLAYERGPSDINWIGRLKTQLRRLEDDVRVGWLEDSPSARARLGQAYAELRALQIKVMRSLTERQNGRLPGPEGSVDKLLMTRADQFFAHAMMDLSASGPLLTEGLEWDIYVWSRAASIYGGTAQVQRNIVAQRVLGLPRA
- a CDS encoding amidohydrolase family protein — translated: MPLQPSMKLLSVDDHLIEPPQVWADRLPKKFLDAGPRIVDFPRDGAPPVQQWVYEGRAYPNIGLNAVAGKSPEEFGVDPIRYADMIPGCYDPKARLADMDIDGVHAMLCFPSFPRFCGTVFLEGEDKELAQLSVQAWNDFSLDEWCATDPARFIPMAITPLWDAALIVAEIERVAAKGARAIGLPDNPTNLKLPSYHTAYWEPVWSALEETNLTAVMHFGSGGFPPQTAPEAPFAVMITLMGTTSMAAATELIFSPVFHKHPNLKVAFSEGGVGWMPYLVERADYVWRKHKFYQNIHPTVAPSELFRRNISGCFIEDEVGMSMRHQIGIDNITWECDYPHSDSFWPKSRARAEEMLADVPDEEAAKIVELNTRRWYAFPEDGFKSCTADAGWRPNGGNPPQYDYDEVMAGHGGIGLEAFLNKMEEQKSHKV